Proteins from a genomic interval of Desulfovibrio piger:
- a CDS encoding TRAP transporter large permease, which produces METTSLLHDPAFWLLVLFAIPLILRVPIALALGFSALVVVWQWDLGFSMLSYNFFAGIAKFPLLAIPFFILAGYIMERSGIAARIVALMEALVGSMTGGLAVATVAVATFWGAVSGSGPATVAALGLILIPGMARAGYDKAFAAATVSVTSGLAIVIPPSIAFIVYGSVADVSVPALFAAGFVPGIVVALFIMAAVLIISRKRGYRGQPSGKSVGTALKEAFWGVMTPVVILGGIYGGVFTPTEAAAVAVFYGLFVGVFIYRTINSISILVEIFAASIRATAVVMLVVTCAGLFSWVASTVGLVEKGSAVLLAVSDNQWVVLLMINIILLLAGMLLDAISIYYVFLPFMLPIMAHFNWDPVWFGIMMTVNLAVGQVTPPVAVNLYVGANISGISMERISKAALPLIFASLLALVVIIIFPDLSTFVPRMLGQM; this is translated from the coding sequence GTGGAAACCACATCCTTGCTGCACGATCCGGCTTTCTGGCTGCTGGTCCTGTTTGCCATCCCGCTGATCCTGCGTGTGCCCATCGCGCTGGCCCTGGGCTTTTCTGCCCTGGTCGTCGTCTGGCAATGGGACCTGGGCTTCAGCATGCTTTCCTACAACTTTTTTGCAGGCATAGCCAAATTCCCCCTCCTGGCCATCCCCTTCTTCATCCTTGCCGGCTATATCATGGAACGTTCCGGCATCGCCGCACGCATCGTGGCCCTGATGGAAGCTCTTGTGGGCTCCATGACCGGCGGCCTGGCGGTGGCCACTGTTGCAGTGGCCACATTCTGGGGCGCTGTCAGCGGTTCGGGACCTGCCACCGTGGCGGCCCTGGGCCTTATCCTTATCCCCGGCATGGCCAGGGCCGGGTATGACAAGGCCTTTGCCGCGGCCACCGTTTCCGTCACCTCCGGCCTTGCCATCGTCATCCCGCCCAGCATCGCCTTCATCGTGTACGGCAGCGTGGCCGATGTTTCCGTGCCCGCCCTCTTTGCCGCCGGTTTCGTGCCGGGCATCGTGGTGGCCCTGTTCATCATGGCGGCCGTGCTCATCATCTCCCGCAAGCGGGGATACAGGGGCCAGCCCAGCGGCAAGAGCGTGGGTACCGCCCTGAAAGAAGCCTTCTGGGGGGTCATGACGCCTGTGGTCATCCTGGGCGGCATCTACGGCGGCGTGTTCACGCCCACGGAAGCCGCGGCCGTGGCCGTTTTTTACGGCCTGTTCGTGGGGGTGTTCATCTACCGCACCATCAACAGCATCAGCATCCTGGTCGAGATCTTCGCGGCCAGCATCCGGGCCACGGCCGTAGTCATGCTGGTGGTGACCTGTGCGGGCCTCTTCTCCTGGGTGGCCTCCACTGTGGGCCTGGTGGAAAAAGGCTCCGCCGTGCTTCTGGCTGTTTCGGACAACCAGTGGGTCGTCCTGCTGATGATCAACATCATCCTGCTGCTGGCGGGCATGCTGCTGGATGCCATTTCCATCTATTACGTTTTCCTGCCCTTCATGCTGCCCATCATGGCCCACTTCAACTGGGACCCCGTCTGGTTCGGCATCATGATGACAGTCAACCTGGCTGTGGGGCAGGTGACGCCGCCCGTGGCCGTGAACCTGTATGTAGGCGCCAATATCAGCGGCATCAGCATGGAACGCATCAGCAAGGCGGCCCTGCCGCTGATTTTTGCCTCCCTGCTGGCCCTGGTGGTCATCATCATCTTCCCTGATCTTTCGACCTTCGTGCCGCGCATGCTGGGACAGATGTAA
- a CDS encoding metal ABC transporter ATP-binding protein, which yields MPSLTNQPAAIDIAHVDVRRGDLHILQDISAAAPQGSSTVLVGPNGAGKSTLLHCIINEIAYTGEIRMQGKSGRRPRLAYVPQNLQMDSALPLTVAEFLSLGHQRRPLWLGIKGSASRRARAALAPVHAEHLIRRRMSDLSGGELRRILLAAALAREPEILLLDEPAAGVDFQGERLFWEVLDNARQQQGFTQLMVTHNLPLAAHYADHVIGLNKKVIAQGPPQQTLLAPTLMKLFGVPIHLYPNQCEHPEAACNKCGALCHALRMAPAGREDKGQRHA from the coding sequence ATGCCCTCTCTCACTAATCAGCCTGCGGCCATCGACATCGCCCATGTGGATGTCCGCCGCGGGGATCTCCACATCCTGCAGGACATATCGGCTGCCGCCCCCCAGGGGAGCAGCACGGTCCTGGTCGGCCCCAATGGCGCGGGAAAAAGCACCCTGCTGCACTGCATCATCAACGAGATCGCCTATACCGGCGAGATCCGCATGCAGGGGAAAAGCGGCCGGAGACCCCGCCTGGCCTATGTGCCGCAAAACCTGCAGATGGACAGCGCCCTGCCCCTGACCGTGGCCGAATTCCTTTCCCTGGGGCACCAGCGCCGTCCCCTCTGGCTCGGCATCAAGGGCAGCGCTTCCCGGCGCGCCCGTGCGGCTCTGGCGCCCGTGCATGCGGAACACCTCATCCGCCGTCGCATGAGCGACCTTTCCGGCGGAGAACTGCGCCGCATCTTGCTGGCCGCAGCCCTGGCCCGTGAGCCCGAGATCCTGCTGCTGGACGAACCGGCGGCGGGAGTGGACTTTCAGGGGGAACGCCTTTTCTGGGAGGTCCTCGACAATGCCCGGCAGCAACAGGGCTTTACCCAGCTCATGGTGACCCACAACCTGCCTCTGGCGGCCCATTACGCCGATCACGTCATCGGGCTGAACAAAAAGGTCATTGCCCAGGGGCCGCCCCAGCAGACCCTGCTGGCCCCTACCCTGATGAAGCTGTTCGGCGTGCCCATCCATCTTTACCCCAACCAGTGCGAACACCCTGAAGCCGCCTGCAACAAGTGCGGCGCCCTGTGCCACGCCCTGCGCATGGCCCCTGCAGGCAGGGAAGACAAGGGGCAGCGCCATGCCTGA
- the dctP gene encoding TRAP transporter substrate-binding protein DctP: MKGFYRWAVMAVCACLLALPATAAPYKSEYKLSVVPGATSGWGMTGTFFADLVRERSQGRINIKVYHSSQLLAGKQTSEFLLLRNGAIDFALASTINWSPQIKELNLPALPFFLAVQSDRYKAMDAILAGKSGKMMTQAVEKKGVKIIGWTENGFRELTTSKGPITKPEDLRGLKIRVVGSPIFIETFRALGANPVNMNWSEATTGFQQGVVDGQENPTNGINIPLKIWDYHKFHCDWHYIIDPLMLGVNPRVWKSFSPEDQKLLLECAAETEKYGKALSRLGMDDGSALAYLKSINKLPETTDCYAVMEANGMTVSRLSNEQIAALAKATEGVRKDWTAKIGADLVKAAEEDMASVR, encoded by the coding sequence ATGAAAGGTTTCTACCGCTGGGCAGTCATGGCCGTGTGCGCCTGTCTGCTGGCCCTGCCGGCAACGGCAGCTCCGTACAAAAGCGAGTACAAACTGAGCGTCGTGCCCGGCGCCACCTCCGGCTGGGGCATGACCGGTACGTTCTTTGCCGACCTGGTGCGCGAGCGCAGCCAGGGCCGCATCAACATCAAGGTCTATCACTCCAGCCAGCTGCTGGCCGGCAAGCAGACTTCGGAATTTTTGCTGCTGCGCAACGGCGCCATCGACTTTGCCCTGGCCTCGACCATCAACTGGTCTCCCCAAATCAAAGAACTGAACCTGCCCGCCCTGCCCTTCTTCCTGGCCGTGCAGTCTGACCGCTACAAGGCCATGGATGCCATCCTGGCCGGCAAATCCGGCAAGATGATGACCCAGGCTGTGGAAAAGAAGGGCGTCAAGATCATCGGCTGGACCGAAAACGGCTTCCGTGAGCTGACCACCTCCAAGGGCCCCATCACCAAGCCTGAAGACCTGCGCGGTCTGAAGATCCGTGTGGTGGGCAGCCCCATCTTCATCGAAACCTTCCGTGCCCTGGGTGCCAACCCCGTCAACATGAACTGGAGCGAAGCCACCACCGGCTTCCAGCAGGGCGTGGTGGACGGTCAGGAAAACCCCACCAACGGCATCAACATCCCGCTCAAGATCTGGGATTACCACAAGTTCCACTGCGACTGGCACTACATCATCGACCCCCTGATGCTGGGCGTTAACCCCCGCGTCTGGAAGTCCTTCAGCCCTGAAGACCAGAAGCTGCTGTTGGAATGCGCCGCCGAAACGGAAAAGTACGGCAAGGCCCTTTCCCGTCTGGGCATGGACGACGGTTCCGCCCTGGCCTACCTCAAGAGCATCAATAAGCTGCCCGAGACCACGGATTGTTACGCGGTCATGGAAGCCAACGGCATGACGGTATCCCGCCTGAGCAACGAACAGATCGCCGCCCTGGCCAAGGCCACGGAAGGCGTCCGCAAGGACTGGACCGCCAAGATCGGTGCCGACCTTGTCAAGGCCGCCGAGGAGGATATGGCCTCCGTCCGTTAG
- a CDS encoding metal ABC transporter permease — protein MPDISSICHMLSLLPLDCLKLSFMQQALLAVLLLTPMTAALGVEVISFRMAFFSDAIGHSAFAGVALGLLLSIDPHWSMPAFGVLVGLAVMAVRRGSALSSDTVIGIVFSAVVAFGLAVVSRQPGMARTMQQFLYGDVLTVSQGEIVCLAVLFVALLIFQIIGYNRLLYIALNPVMARVHGINVCLWQYAFSGLLALVVMFCVWTVGVLLVTAMLIVPAAAGRNFAQTAGGMFWWAQVVAVTSGVAGLLLSAQEWMSTASGATMILVACVWFALSSVWARLRRPHRLS, from the coding sequence ATGCCTGATATCTCCTCCATCTGCCATATGCTTTCCCTGCTGCCGCTGGACTGCCTCAAGCTGAGCTTCATGCAGCAGGCCCTGCTGGCCGTCCTGCTGCTCACCCCCATGACAGCCGCCCTGGGAGTGGAGGTCATCTCCTTCCGCATGGCCTTCTTTTCCGATGCCATCGGGCATTCGGCCTTTGCCGGTGTGGCTTTGGGCCTGCTGCTCTCGATTGACCCGCACTGGTCCATGCCTGCGTTCGGCGTGCTGGTGGGTCTGGCCGTCATGGCCGTACGCCGGGGCAGCGCCCTTTCCTCGGATACGGTCATCGGCATCGTCTTTTCGGCCGTCGTGGCTTTCGGTCTGGCCGTTGTCAGCCGCCAGCCGGGCATGGCCCGCACCATGCAGCAATTCCTTTACGGTGACGTGCTGACCGTGAGCCAGGGCGAGATCGTTTGTCTGGCCGTTCTGTTCGTCGCCCTGCTGATCTTTCAGATCATCGGTTACAACCGTCTGCTCTATATCGCTCTCAATCCTGTCATGGCGCGTGTCCACGGCATCAATGTCTGCCTGTGGCAATACGCCTTTTCCGGTCTGCTGGCCCTGGTCGTCATGTTTTGCGTCTGGACCGTGGGCGTGCTGCTGGTCACGGCCATGCTCATCGTCCCGGCGGCGGCAGGCCGCAACTTTGCCCAGACGGCGGGCGGCATGTTCTGGTGGGCCCAGGTCGTGGCCGTCACGTCCGGGGTAGCCGGTCTGCTGCTCTCGGCACAGGAATGGATGTCCACGGCCAGCGGCGCCACCATGATCCTTGTGGCCTGCGTCTGGTTCGCCCTCAGCAGCGTGTGGGCCCGCTTGCGCCGTCCCCACCGGCTTTCGTGA
- a CDS encoding manganese-dependent inorganic pyrophosphatase, translated as MAALVLGHMNPDTDSIISAIAAADLYSKRGFEVTPAAQGAPTPETEFVLKKFGLTAPQVVEDVAGKDLYLVDYSDLAQAPKGMDSATVLGIVDHHKLGDVTTSSPLEAWIWPVGCTGTVLKNMYDFYGVELPKAIAGGLLCAILSDTVMFKSPTCTEADKKAVEALAKVAGVEDVMALGMEMFTVKSAVDGASMSDLVFRDYKDFDMNGNKVGIGQLEVVDLSILDKVKDGLKAEIAKVKGEGRHSVFLLLTDIMKEGSEMLIVSDDPAVVEKAFGVKPDGDSVWLPGVMSRKKQVVPNFEKAFK; from the coding sequence ATGGCTGCACTCGTTCTTGGTCACATGAACCCCGATACCGACAGCATCATTTCCGCCATCGCCGCTGCTGACCTGTACAGCAAGCGTGGCTTTGAAGTCACCCCCGCCGCCCAGGGTGCTCCTACCCCTGAGACCGAATTCGTGCTGAAGAAGTTCGGCCTGACCGCTCCTCAGGTTGTGGAAGATGTGGCCGGTAAGGACCTGTACCTGGTCGACTACTCTGACCTGGCCCAGGCCCCCAAGGGCATGGACTCCGCCACCGTGCTGGGTATCGTTGACCACCACAAGCTGGGCGATGTGACCACCTCCAGCCCGCTGGAAGCCTGGATCTGGCCCGTGGGCTGCACCGGCACCGTGCTGAAAAACATGTACGACTTCTACGGTGTGGAACTGCCCAAAGCCATCGCCGGTGGCCTGCTGTGCGCCATCCTGTCCGACACCGTGATGTTCAAGTCCCCCACCTGTACCGAAGCTGACAAGAAGGCCGTGGAAGCCCTGGCCAAGGTCGCCGGCGTGGAAGACGTCATGGCCCTCGGTATGGAAATGTTCACCGTGAAGAGCGCTGTTGACGGCGCCTCCATGTCCGACCTGGTCTTCCGTGACTACAAGGACTTCGACATGAACGGCAACAAGGTCGGTATCGGCCAGCTGGAAGTCGTCGACCTGTCCATCCTCGACAAGGTGAAAGACGGCCTGAAAGCCGAAATCGCCAAGGTCAAGGGCGAAGGCCGCCACAGCGTGTTCCTGCTGCTGACCGACATCATGAAGGAAGGCTCTGAAATGCTGATCGTCTCCGACGATCCCGCCGTGGTCGAAAAGGCCTTCGGCGTGAAGCCCGACGGCGACAGCGTGTGGCTGCCCGGCGTGATGAGCCGCAAAAAGCAGGTCGTGCCCAACTTTGAAAAGGCCTTCAAATAA
- a CDS encoding flavodoxin family protein, with protein MKFAIIYYSKTGHTREMAEVIARGLAAAGGETRFFSVEEAMDADYIDQCAGVIFGTPTYLANTCWQMKQWFDEGSRGIKLAGKLGGVFATAHYAQGGADVAIMTLLPHMLVKGMLVYSGGAAHGKPYIHLGPVALDAVGNHYEECKADFEIFGRRFAEKARELFPNK; from the coding sequence ATGAAATTTGCCATCATCTATTACAGCAAGACCGGCCATACCCGTGAGATGGCCGAAGTCATCGCCCGCGGTCTGGCTGCTGCTGGCGGCGAGACCCGCTTCTTTTCCGTGGAAGAAGCCATGGATGCCGACTACATCGACCAGTGCGCCGGCGTCATTTTCGGGACGCCCACGTACCTGGCCAATACCTGCTGGCAGATGAAGCAGTGGTTCGATGAAGGTTCCCGCGGTATCAAGCTGGCCGGCAAGCTGGGCGGGGTCTTCGCCACCGCCCACTATGCCCAGGGCGGTGCCGATGTGGCCATCATGACCCTGCTGCCTCATATGCTGGTCAAGGGCATGCTGGTCTATTCCGGCGGCGCTGCCCACGGCAAGCCCTACATCCATCTGGGTCCTGTGGCTCTGGATGCCGTGGGCAACCATTATGAGGAATGCAAGGCCGATTTCGAAATCTTCGGCCGCCGTTTCGCGGAAAAGGCCCGGGAACTGTTCCCCAATAAATAA
- a CDS encoding AEC family transporter, translating into MDRLLLSLCLIFLSLAAGHAAQHLLCIPRPRLESIRKRLQTFAVFCLIPCSAMLSLWGLPSPDSRLLALPFLGIASWIWGGLLSLRVARALHLDAPRTGSFYCCGTFSNLGAVGALVSVMFFGEKAIAIVALFRICEEMFYFGISFPVARRLGGGEGAFRLCSFRPDPVLLLILTALGLGLALNMLGVPRPAPLGSVAAAAMLLATVLFLFAIGLGLRLSRVSCYAREAAALAIVKFIGVPLLLVPLAALAGLGSIDGGLPLRVVTVLSCMPVAMTALVPPALFGLDVDMANALWIFSTLALVVILPVLYFVLPLL; encoded by the coding sequence ATGGACAGGTTGCTCCTTTCCCTTTGCCTCATCTTTCTCAGTCTTGCCGCGGGTCATGCCGCGCAGCATCTGCTGTGCATTCCTCGTCCCCGGCTGGAAAGCATCCGGAAGCGCCTGCAAACCTTCGCCGTCTTCTGCCTCATTCCCTGTTCGGCCATGCTTTCCCTGTGGGGTCTGCCCTCACCGGATTCCCGTTTGCTGGCCCTTCCCTTTCTGGGCATCGCCTCCTGGATCTGGGGCGGCCTCCTTTCCCTGCGTGTCGCCCGGGCCCTGCATCTGGATGCGCCGCGTACCGGCAGTTTTTATTGCTGCGGGACCTTCTCCAATCTGGGCGCGGTGGGGGCCCTGGTCTCCGTCATGTTCTTTGGAGAAAAGGCCATCGCCATCGTGGCATTGTTCCGGATCTGCGAAGAAATGTTCTACTTCGGGATCTCCTTTCCTGTGGCACGCCGTCTCGGGGGCGGCGAAGGTGCGTTCCGTCTGTGCTCCTTCCGGCCTGATCCTGTGCTGCTGCTCATCCTGACAGCTCTCGGGCTGGGACTTGCCCTCAACATGCTGGGCGTTCCCCGTCCCGCGCCGCTGGGCTCCGTGGCTGCGGCCGCCATGCTTCTTGCCACGGTGCTTTTTCTTTTTGCCATCGGGCTCGGGCTGCGTCTTTCCCGCGTATCCTGCTACGCGCGTGAGGCCGCGGCCCTGGCGATCGTCAAATTCATCGGCGTTCCCCTGCTGCTGGTGCCGCTGGCCGCCCTGGCAGGGCTCGGCAGCATCGACGGGGGGCTGCCGCTCCGGGTCGTGACGGTCCTTTCCTGCATGCCCGTTGCCATGACGGCCCTGGTGCCTCCGGCCCTGTTCGGACTCGATGTGGACATGGCCAATGCGCTGTGGATCTTTTCCACCCTGGCTCTGGTCGTCATTTTGCCTGTGCTGTATTTCGTTCTGCCGCTGTTGTGA
- a CDS encoding UDP-N-acetylglucosamine 2-epimerase has translation MSMRVLVFVGSRSQLLQHIPVERTVRSFRAWEPRLVLSSERGDHALWAPLLDDYGVTPCHRLGPAPASLSDASLLAHIMSSASLLLHREAPAAVLVYGHSVTTLAAALAAAEHGIPVIHVGAGQYPEGMSSPEGRHAELTDRLSSLLCCLDPADEQDLHARQMERGTCVTGDTLYDLFEQDRPRLQPFEEAERHGATFGEFILCYLSRPAALRSPDGIRSLLEGLQALHARQERPVLLVQHPSALACFQEREQQIPDGIRILPPLTHIAFLSLVCASTFVVTDSPALQREALYAGKRALLLPPVPSGSAAVQNGWHIACTSAADLAAAGETVLQPCPHPGLPGTSGQASRRVAAAVMAILADIADGIPQGDSASGPQDD, from the coding sequence ATGAGCATGCGCGTCCTGGTCTTTGTCGGCAGCCGCTCCCAGCTGCTGCAGCATATCCCCGTAGAACGTACGGTACGGAGTTTCCGTGCCTGGGAGCCCCGCCTCGTCCTTTCTTCTGAAAGAGGGGATCACGCCCTCTGGGCTCCCCTGCTCGACGACTATGGCGTCACGCCCTGCCACCGGCTGGGCCCGGCCCCGGCCTCCCTTTCCGATGCGAGCCTGCTGGCCCACATCATGAGCAGCGCCAGTCTGCTGCTGCATCGGGAAGCCCCGGCCGCGGTGCTTGTCTACGGCCATTCCGTCACGACGCTGGCCGCGGCTCTGGCCGCAGCGGAACACGGTATCCCGGTCATCCATGTGGGCGCCGGGCAATACCCGGAAGGCATGAGCAGCCCGGAAGGGCGGCATGCCGAGCTCACGGACCGCCTGTCCAGTCTGCTCTGCTGTCTCGATCCTGCCGATGAACAGGATCTGCATGCCCGGCAGATGGAACGGGGGACCTGCGTCACAGGCGATACCCTCTATGACCTGTTCGAGCAGGACCGCCCCCGCCTGCAGCCCTTTGAGGAGGCAGAGCGTCATGGAGCGACCTTCGGGGAATTCATCCTTTGCTATCTTTCCCGGCCGGCGGCCCTCCGCAGCCCCGACGGCATCCGCTCCCTGCTGGAAGGATTGCAGGCCCTGCACGCCCGGCAGGAGCGTCCCGTCCTGCTGGTGCAGCATCCGTCCGCCCTTGCCTGTTTCCAGGAGCGGGAGCAGCAGATCCCGGACGGTATCCGCATCCTGCCGCCTCTGACGCACATCGCCTTCCTGTCCCTTGTATGCGCCAGCACCTTCGTCGTGACGGACTCGCCCGCCCTGCAGCGGGAGGCCCTGTATGCCGGCAAGCGCGCCCTGCTGCTTCCTCCGGTACCGTCCGGGTCGGCCGCCGTGCAGAACGGCTGGCATATCGCCTGCACCTCTGCCGCAGACCTGGCCGCCGCCGGAGAAACCGTACTCCAGCCCTGTCCGCATCCGGGTCTGCCCGGGACCAGCGGTCAGGCTTCCCGTCGGGTGGCGGCCGCCGTCATGGCCATCCTTGCCGACATCGCGGACGGCATCCCTCAGGGGGACAGCGCCTCCGGTCCACAGGATGATTGA
- a CDS encoding formate/nitrite transporter family protein gives MGEKKAKAGWVRQIVLAFWAGAFIAFAAEGSNMAAFNLLARPETYGLGKCLAGTIFPVGLMLVMLTGAELFTGNTLMCMALAEKRITLAAMLRNWLFVYIGNFLGSLFLAHMIVTSGQLASGAGMLGGVTLRIAASKVALDFLPAFYLGLMCNWLVCLAVWFCWSARSQTGKMLGIFFPIWLFITSGFEHSVANMYYIPAGIMAAGNELFAKASGLSAEALASLTWGNFAIHNLIPVTLGNIAGGALFVGMIHWWTHRGALTARQGH, from the coding sequence ATGGGAGAGAAAAAGGCCAAAGCCGGCTGGGTGCGTCAGATCGTGCTCGCCTTCTGGGCCGGGGCCTTCATCGCCTTTGCTGCGGAAGGTTCCAACATGGCCGCCTTCAACCTGCTCGCCCGGCCGGAAACCTACGGTCTGGGCAAATGTCTGGCAGGCACCATCTTTCCCGTGGGCCTGATGCTGGTCATGCTGACGGGGGCGGAGCTCTTCACCGGCAATACGCTCATGTGCATGGCCCTTGCGGAAAAACGCATCACCCTGGCAGCCATGCTGCGCAACTGGCTGTTCGTCTACATCGGCAATTTTTTGGGCAGCCTCTTCCTTGCCCACATGATCGTCACATCCGGTCAGCTCGCCAGCGGCGCCGGGATGCTTGGCGGTGTGACCCTGCGCATCGCCGCCAGCAAGGTCGCCCTGGACTTTCTGCCCGCCTTCTACCTGGGACTGATGTGCAACTGGCTGGTCTGTCTGGCGGTCTGGTTCTGCTGGAGCGCCCGCAGCCAGACCGGCAAGATGCTGGGCATCTTCTTCCCCATCTGGCTGTTCATCACCTCCGGCTTCGAGCACAGTGTCGCCAACATGTATTACATCCCGGCGGGCATCATGGCCGCAGGCAACGAACTTTTTGCCAAGGCTTCGGGCCTGTCCGCCGAGGCGCTGGCCAGTCTGACCTGGGGCAACTTTGCCATCCATAACCTCATCCCCGTCACCCTGGGCAATATCGCCGGCGGCGCTCTGTTCGTCGGCATGATCCACTGGTGGACGCACCGGGGGGCGCTGACGGCCAGACAGGGCCACTAA
- a CDS encoding TRAP transporter small permease, producing MLRFLDTRLEEMLGALLLAVMVTIAFVNVVVRYCTPFSFAWTEELTINFFVWIVLLGSARSFRDGSHLGMSILYDALPKSLRFCCYLLSMALCLGFFGALAWTGWLEVRDEYELEVISEALAVPVWWYTIATPLFSVLTIFRMLQRACADLRSGSY from the coding sequence ATGCTGCGTTTTCTGGATACGCGCCTGGAAGAGATGCTGGGCGCGCTGCTGCTGGCGGTGATGGTGACCATCGCCTTTGTCAATGTGGTCGTGCGCTACTGCACACCGTTTTCTTTTGCCTGGACGGAGGAGCTGACCATCAACTTCTTCGTCTGGATCGTCCTGCTCGGTTCGGCCCGCTCTTTCCGTGACGGCAGCCATCTGGGTATGAGCATCCTGTATGATGCCCTGCCCAAGTCGCTACGCTTTTGCTGCTATCTGCTCTCCATGGCGCTCTGCCTCGGCTTTTTCGGGGCCCTGGCCTGGACGGGCTGGCTGGAAGTACGGGACGAATACGAGCTGGAAGTCATTTCCGAAGCGCTGGCCGTCCCTGTCTGGTGGTATACCATCGCCACCCCGCTTTTTTCCGTACTGACCATTTTTCGCATGTTGCAACGTGCCTGCGCTGATCTGCGCAGCGGCAGCTATTAG
- a CDS encoding tyrosine recombinase XerC produces the protein MGRHIEKDTVEEELDPRTTLEIEAFLACLDVQRGLSPTTQIAYGTDLRQLALFLAQRGASLARPAEVSKKHIQAWLARLYALGEAKSSMARKLAAARTFFRYQQRMGRTENNVAAQVRNPKQEQRHPRVLNVDQAFAVLDTPDALAVSGSPRIPPATGDALAARDHALAELLYGSGLRISEALGLDVTDLRLEEGVARVFGKGARERMSPLSDTSVTALRAWLEQRGTLAPEHEKALFVGARGGRLDRREAMRRIERLCRNAGVEPVSPHALRHSFATHLLDAGADLRSVQELLGHQRLTTTQRYTRVSLERLMHLYDEAHPRAQKK, from the coding sequence ATGGGACGACACATAGAAAAGGATACGGTGGAAGAGGAGCTCGATCCCCGCACTACTCTGGAGATCGAAGCTTTCCTGGCCTGTCTGGACGTGCAGCGGGGCCTTTCGCCTACGACGCAGATCGCCTACGGGACGGACCTGCGCCAGCTGGCCCTTTTCCTCGCACAGCGCGGCGCCAGCCTTGCCCGTCCGGCCGAGGTGAGCAAAAAGCATATCCAGGCCTGGCTGGCCCGTCTGTACGCGCTGGGAGAGGCTAAAAGCTCCATGGCCCGCAAGCTCGCGGCGGCACGGACGTTCTTCCGTTATCAGCAGCGCATGGGACGCACGGAGAACAATGTGGCGGCCCAGGTGCGCAATCCCAAACAGGAGCAGCGCCACCCCCGCGTCCTTAATGTGGATCAGGCCTTTGCCGTGCTGGATACTCCCGATGCCCTGGCCGTGTCCGGTTCTCCCCGCATCCCGCCTGCCACCGGCGATGCCCTGGCGGCCCGGGATCATGCTCTGGCGGAGCTGTTGTACGGATCAGGCCTGCGCATCTCCGAAGCCCTGGGGCTCGATGTGACGGATTTGCGGCTGGAAGAGGGTGTTGCCCGAGTTTTCGGCAAGGGGGCCCGCGAGCGCATGTCACCGTTGTCGGATACGTCCGTGACGGCATTGCGGGCCTGGCTCGAGCAGCGGGGGACGCTGGCTCCCGAACATGAGAAAGCCCTGTTCGTGGGCGCGCGGGGCGGCCGCCTCGACCGCCGTGAAGCCATGCGCCGCATAGAAAGGCTGTGCCGTAACGCGGGCGTGGAGCCCGTCTCTCCCCACGCCTTGCGGCACTCGTTCGCGACCCATCTGCTGGATGCCGGTGCCGATCTGCGCAGTGTGCAGGAGTTGCTGGGGCACCAGCGTTTGACGACCACGCAGCGCTATACGCGGGTCAGTCTGGAGCGGCTGATGCACCTGTATGATGAGGCGCATCCGAGGGCACAGAAAAAATAA